The genomic DNA TTACCTTCTGTTTTTGCCATATTTATTCATCTAATTAGCTGGCAATTCTAATTTTGCTAACGTTAACTCTGTAGCTAGGATTGCATACCGATCATCTTAATTTTTAATCTCAAGGCGGACCTGATTTTACTAACTAACGTACGTATTACGATGAGACGAGTAAACAACCTGCTGTTTCCATTCCAGATGAAAGAGACAATCATGAACCAAGAAAAACTTGCCAAACTACAAGCACTGGTTCGCATTGGTGGAAAGGTAAGCGTTGTTTtagttgcatttttttttcttaacgcTGCTGCAGTTTTCTAATCTGCATAGGCTATGTGGTGTACAACGTTTACATTTGCTTTACGTGTAAGTTAGCTAAATGAAACTTGGCGACAGGACACGATTGGTATTTAGGAACAGCACATACTGGCGGTCTTCACCATTTCCTTTGAGATAATGTACTTGATAATTGTGAAATCAGTAAAATCCTCTTAATTTTGAATCACCTTTTTCAGGGTACAGCACGTAGAAAGAAGAAGGTTGTGCACAGGACAGCAACTGCAGATGACAAGAAGCTTCAGTTTTCCTTGAAGAAACTAGGCGTCAACAACATCTCTGGCATTGAAGAGGTAGCAGTTTACAGTGTTTCTCGTTCTTGTACTGATGTACCAGGAAGGGTGTTGACTTTAGCTTACAGACACCATGGCACTCAAAAAGTATGAAACACAAGAAGGAAAAGCTCTGTTTATAATCCGGCAATTGCTTATTCGTGTATGCTTTGCTTACCCCTTATTGCGCGTTATACAGTTCCTTTATCATCCATGCTTACATGTCCCTGAATTGCCCATTTTGTGTTGCTGTAATGAAGTGATTGGCATTCCTATCACCTTCAGTTTTAGAATGCATAACTTGTATTTCTGATAGTATATATGCCATTTTGGGCCATAATGGTCAGCTCTGTTCCCCAGCTGTAGCCCGTCAAGTTTGGCCCATTTGTAACCATGTTCTATCCTATGCCTTAGGTGAACATGTTCACAAACCAGGGGACAGTGATCCACTTCAACAACCCAAAAGTGCAGGCATCTCTGGCTGCAAACACCTTCACCATCACAGGGCATGCTGAGACCAAGCAGCTGACAGAGATGCTGCCCAGCATCCTCAACCAGCTGGGGGCCGACAGCCTGACCAGCCTCAGGAGGCTCGCAGAGGCCCTGCCACGGCAGAGTGAGTGTGGATGAAGGCTTTGGATCCTCCCTCTGATCTTCTGTTGGGACTGCATATCGGGTGATAGGCTGTTCTGAATGAGCCGTATAGATTGGGAATAATCTCTTACCGTGCTCTTTGGCAAAATGGAAAACGGATGTGTTGCACAGGCACCTCTTATTGAACccaaggacagaacgagagcaCTTTGATCTAGTGTGAAATAAATTACGTGTAACAGTTTTTTACTCATGGGGCAGCTGTAACCATATCTGAAAAATGATGTGAACTGTTTTTTAGAAAAAGTATCCAACTTGAGTGTGCTTACTTGGGGATTGGACCTGTTTATATCACAGAGAAAATGGTTGCACAACCCTCATGGGATGGTCTCATTGAAAAATCTCTGCGCTCCTCAAATCTCTCTTCGAACTATTAAAGACTTGGAATCCAGATTCCAATAGCAAAAATGCCTTTCCATTGTGTTTCCTGCAACCTGAGCTGTAATATTCAGTAATGTTACATTGAATACTGTGCCTGTGCTTTCTGTACAGCCCCGAGGCTCGAGTTTTTCACAAAATAGCTGTACTGCATGTTACCTTTGTCTGCTTCCTTGATGTGGTTTTATGTGTAGCTGGTTTTTCTGttcccttttctgttttttattcctGCCAATATAAGTATACAAGTTAGGTCACCACCTGGTGTCTAAAAAGCATTGGTAAATTCAGGGTGTACTAATGGCTATTAGTTCTCACATTAAAGCCGTTAATTTAGCCAACCCCAAACCATTTAATTGCTACAGAAGACAATCGACTTGTTGGACCCACCCAATTTAGCCACCCACAAGTAGTATTAATAAGGACTTCGGTGTGAAAACAAACTCAAGCCTGTGTCAAATTGGGATAATGTCAGCTCATGTTTttaaatggttgcaaactttcAATGCTTTATATGattgtgtgatgaaagataTGACCATTGTAATCACTAAGACAAGGCTTTGAATTGACTTTTGGAGAGTGTTTTTCTTCCAGACACAAATTAacttcattctttttttctggaacAGCTGATGAGGGAAAGGCATCAGTTGTAGCTGGGGAGGAAGATGACGACGACGTTCCAGGTGAGATGTCTCCATTCTTTTGgtctttttgtgtgtttaacACCCATTAGTTAGCCATCACTGAACATCAAGTGATTTCCCCCCTGAATTCCAGACATTCATGGGTTTACAACGCATGTTGTTTTTAGGGAGTACAAACTAAAAtgttataatataaatatgtaatttggGACATTGTTCTATAATGGGGCGAAGCAatgtaaaacaacaaaatacttTAGTTCACTTGTCATTAAAGGTAATCTACATTTTATATGGCAGATCCACTTCTGAAGGTTTGTTACCATACCTTTGTTAGCAATTTCACAATTTTCTTTTTGGAGAATAAAATCATACAAAAACAGTGTTATGAGTAACTGCAATGCCAGCAGTGGAAGACTCACAGCTCGGTGGTTTTCGCACTCTCTGGTGGCAGGTGAAGTGCTGAACACATGAGGTTGCCATTACAATTACAGTATCAACAGGCTCTGCTTTTGCATCGGCTCACATGGTCATCCTGAAACGGGAGATTTCCGTTTTCACATCACACATATGATGCCTGGTAtaccagggggcagtgtgtgtgttacaggtatAATCAGCACCACTGTCATTGTTAATTGAGGTAAAGGTTTCTCTCCAAGAAATCCAGTTCAGGCTCCTCAAGTTTGAGTTTCTGTGCTTCAAATTTCCATTtaaccaaaaaataataaaatgaaccaAACAAGTTTAACCATACAAATGTCCCAGAGCCTCAATGGTACAATTTGTACAGCTGTAAAGTTTAAAATTGTGGTCATCATCACTAacaaaatgaggaaattaatACCCTCATTATATGAAATAGGAGCAGAGGGATACATTAAGTAACACA from Conger conger chromosome 12, fConCon1.1, whole genome shotgun sequence includes the following:
- the btf3 gene encoding transcription factor BTF3 isoform X2 → MKETIMNQEKLAKLQALVRIGGKGTARRKKKVVHRTATADDKKLQFSLKKLGVNNISGIEEVNMFTNQGTVIHFNNPKVQASLAANTFTITGHAETKQLTEMLPSILNQLGADSLTSLRRLAEALPRQTDEGKASVVAGEEDDDDVPDLVENFDEASKDEAN
- the btf3 gene encoding transcription factor BTF3 isoform X1, with translation MTAEIVAVDRKEMMKETIMNQEKLAKLQALVRIGGKGTARRKKKVVHRTATADDKKLQFSLKKLGVNNISGIEEVNMFTNQGTVIHFNNPKVQASLAANTFTITGHAETKQLTEMLPSILNQLGADSLTSLRRLAEALPRQTDEGKASVVAGEEDDDDVPDLVENFDEASKDEAN